In one window of Toxotes jaculatrix isolate fToxJac2 chromosome 10, fToxJac2.pri, whole genome shotgun sequence DNA:
- the aldob gene encoding fructose-bisphosphate aldolase B, producing the protein MTHQFPSLTPEQKKELSDIAQRIVAPGKGILAADESTGTMAKRLQKINVENNEENRRFFRDLLFSSDPSISNCVGGIIFFHETLYQKSDSGKLFPQVVKEKGIVVGIKVDKGTAGLNGTNGETTTQGLDGLSERCAQYKKDGCDFAKWRCVLKIADGCPSALAIAENANVLARYASICQQNGLVPIVEPEILPDGDHDLQRCQYATEKVLAAVYKALSDHHVYLEGTLLKPNMVTAGHSCTTKYTPQQVAMATVTALRRTVPAAVPGICFLSGGQSEEEASLNLNAINQVPLHRPWKLTFSYGRALQASALAAWQGKTANKAAAQEAFCKRAKINGLASKGEYKPTGSADTASMQSLHTASYVY; encoded by the exons GCACCATGGCAAAGCGCCTGCAGAAAATCAATGTGGAGAACAATGAGGAGAACCGTCGTTTTTTCCGTgacctcctcttctcttccgaCCCCTCCATCTCCAATTGTGTGGGTGGGATCATCTTCTTCCATGAGACGCTCTACCAGAAATCAGACAGCGGCAAGCTCTTCCCTCAAGTCGTCAAGGAGAAGGGCATTGTTGTCGGCATCAAG GTGGACAAAGGCACAGCTGGTCTGAATGGAACAAATGGAGAGACCACCACACAag GTCTTGATGGCCTCTCGGAGCGTTGTGCCCAGTATAAGAAGGACGGTTGTGACTTTGCTAAGTGGAGATGTGTGCTGAAGATCGCAGATGGTTGCCCATCAGCTCTTGCCATTGCAGAGAACGCCAATGTCCTTGCCAGATACGCCAGTATCTGCCAAcag AATGGCCTGGTGCCCATTGTGGAGCCAGAGATCCTGCCCGACGGAGACCATGACCTCCAGCGCTGCCAGTATGCCACAGAAAAG GTTCTGGCTGCTGTGTACAAGGCTCTGTCTGATCACCACGTGTACCTGGAGGGCACTCTGCTGAAGCCCAACATGGTCACTGCTGGACACTCCTGCACCACCAAGTACACCCCTCAGCAGGTTGCTATGGCTACAGTGACCGCTCTGAGGCGCACTGTCCCCGCTGCTGTGCCAG gtatctgtttcctgtctggaggccagagtgaggaggaggccTCCCTCAACCTGAACGCCATCAACCAGGTGCCTCTCCATCGCCCCTGGAAGCTGACCTTCTCTTACGGCCGTGCTCTCCAGGCCTCTGCTCTTGCAGCCTGGCAGGGCAAAACTGCCAACAAGGCAGCTGCACAGGAAGCTTTCTGCAAAAGGGCCAAG ATCAACGGCCTGGCCTCCAAAGGAGAGTACAAACCCACCGGCTCAGCTGACACGGCCTCCATGCAGTCTCTGCACACAGCCAGCTATGTCTATTAA